One Candidatus Tanganyikabacteria bacterium DNA window includes the following coding sequences:
- a CDS encoding J domain-containing protein, translated as MPRGGYRGGKPPAKSITGEPARLVSFRFAAETLIQLETLAANYGLTRTGLLERLVAHAPPTPELAPQTSEVDALRVALTASQQGRQKLSIQLSEATERELAYQAEIEELRARLDSLRKGGRSWAAGVLHLEDDLSPDAVGRAFRELSKRFHPDLNPDDPEAVRYFRAIVQARDLLLSEGHTEP; from the coding sequence ATGCCTCGCGGCGGGTACCGGGGGGGCAAGCCCCCGGCCAAGTCCATCACCGGCGAGCCGGCACGGCTCGTGTCATTTCGCTTCGCCGCCGAGACCCTCATCCAGCTCGAGACGCTCGCCGCCAACTACGGCCTGACCCGGACGGGCCTGCTGGAGCGCCTGGTGGCGCACGCGCCTCCTACCCCCGAACTGGCTCCCCAGACTTCCGAAGTGGACGCCCTGCGCGTGGCGCTGACCGCGAGCCAGCAGGGGCGTCAGAAGCTGTCCATCCAGCTCTCGGAGGCCACCGAGCGCGAGCTGGCGTATCAGGCCGAGATCGAGGAGCTGCGCGCCCGCCTCGACAGCCTGCGGAAGGGCGGCCGGTCGTGGGCGGCCGGCGTGCTCCACCTCGAGGACGATCTCTCGCCCGATGCGGTCGGCCGCGCGTTCCGCGAACTCTCCAAGCGTTTCCATCCGGACCTCAATCCCGACGATCCCGAGGCCGTCCGCTACTTCAGGGCTATCGTCCAGGCTCGCGACCTGCTACTGTCTGAAGGGCACACCGAGCCATGA